One segment of Deltaproteobacteria bacterium DNA contains the following:
- a CDS encoding AAA family ATPase yields the protein MVQHVNLATSLHTDLHTEATPRVSANTNPSDPQGEALRRLDPAHLRIRLEEMIRGREISRSDAQSLELNLLKERRLGEVTSVLAPVLMERYALRYPQEGSRELQARVQTVLQHLAEHYVGAGLSARPSIEDPIAGDHRGAPLLDALQQISHDAVVADLLHSQDETSQALVAYLNSVSDLSLSSSAVEARGISFCQKMIEENRGFVSDLETITSEGVMRLVEGHADRVAFDRSVQRLRLDLFSTLHNLRDFGTRAWQTRGERAGVISVNTIQGILEGLPRESSHRAEIQHLLQNDLRSAAGALEFRQTLRSALPFLATTRFEAISPLIGVGAAIAGSIATLIATRMGLGSLGVAVCSGGVNGLFQVVVQMGHEFYLGRSQSPREVIAEFGEAFVTGAMCGVVAVKMEGLTGRVARSAVLGEVSETGVRELRRGLIRLLGNQFHFWSDILTECGMGSIEIVKHLLGVNESNNLTAQWWWQIGNNATGELAADPQGEFGRHFTTRIETRVTQLQLQTLQEEFGEVLQHLSEFSSQQLEENQALSNEDAVAMGDPVSLLSSESTGSLAIARDDKINWQLDQNIFLPWLLQFHHSGGTLEQLQQHISENTRLEITQALEQLQIERTSPEAAAIGTHLLIQAIVNSNTEKRVSVSAIANYLASSVIPAQAGIFTGISLDTGATNSIHEDSGIRQNDKTNDRGYSPFLLNLVSRYEHEEQHTYLSEAKRRLRIIDRALAKVHAPVELATQRLRYLLETENISRRNLSRAVQKRVRRELAEHPTQEVSFPNTPSPLAGEENARAFSGEGSTLAPLHEATPPAAPLYSPTPLPSSTPANFSLPSENAENDNAAPWGQGAQQARATATGGRTRSADCRRTRIAENFSSSKKESLLPGSAAVLPIAVTMGLATLLGSQMARCCHTQAVQHMGQGFWWALGAAFSAIIGIVAAAPKASELASETEDDSAVSTPIEVPLLQVGMALSENLIRQMNVFPNTVKEDYEEAGKGERLDPIHFGFNHIGWWLEMIKRDSIELGTRAVVWGGELLFGRFQKTKEERLKVKRALERMVEKEEVQTKVTLPSPALWWKPVLDRILLATTDLDALGKEAVLLVLRQVHDPEIVTDFLAQLKEKNFEFGFAIESDLTDPEVSVAEAPAPDSLAAIAESLKADALAQKYKDVNNTIEPLFLRFAAQEDLKEAIAGIHHLKKIVEALPLDGNLPSELSGIEAVGRLRRLPPESHVLKAGQRYQLAQNFKIELDYSMGQMISLEIPEGQDQIKVFYPVYDENSGSLTRVEKVLEPSPTPISFTASVDFTLVNNIKNKKGPFVLVRNSSNPNLYTLTNLECYCGPVSVIPRQVISFGREGDNHILTPQDDRVSRKHFRLTLRPDGTLDIVDRDSSNGTYFKNKGAPDSDYSRLPANRSQVIPPGATLSFGRQYLEDRRKNYSAAAEIVASEEEGQENIWILRNVEKMEAPKEEANPFIISPAQRFELTPEKVFSIGRHFACDISIADAMVSGEHLTLQIDKDGLLNIEDDHSSNGTQLYLAHNGTTEQIRRKTKIKIPYFKPVFNPTHKRANCIRIGHSTIQDIRLDIHAAAELVQDAADLQSWYIQNKAIAKSSGTTSDSVSSKLIGIPSGAKELVANKPYFMNIESAALSMNESNNEAEISFKMDAQGNLEITRLKNPINGGRNVMVMNGRILGGDSFNVIQITRSANLAGTQPPVDFTGTQTLAKGDGLIINGNNYLTNQITHTGPDYQMAFLKDPNRANCWMIRSVKKDPALSNPQAFKAPKNYYKELPRRPLHSIPKEYRGLIPQMPKVVLFARFLGMLDEIASLINLNKAVAIRLFGPPGTAKTTLPEIIASAMGVPLLRVPFSKRTDSDELVGVWGMKKVGAVLAPVFIPGPLTVAMEHGFHAVLDEPDTAKPGTLAALNNIIQHSDYFWTYDEKGELVRKPVHPAFRVYATENGTGQLGRHDHGPDFLRRFVSMYVGPWTFEETLEVVEKLFACHNKGKRRWSQDLSQRLVVFHEHMIKAAQGAPPITPLGSGVEQKVEFTPRSILRLSQRLAASPQITPAVLNRALRAEYILPLADKADRDRVWEVIKTTFKDYATAMHWHAEAIGPQNIPQPTLEEIYKNYLPGRALAAKSFVWTRQALNVVDEILWNHSLGVDVMLLGEAGEGKSTIPEQLAKLLGYEFIDHTLSANSDETELVGGLRKNPLTGEYNFSPGKVHRAVTRPSVLLLDEFLLADPPKVEGIFNPLLDSDKALYLKNPYARIERDKKSLIVMSSNPPFGKYAGRNQQSGAAMSRVAVMYLMDDFGMSTGDRAEIVKHMMNQPAPLAGAGIAYQERVSTTAAPAVDEEATTNPVGPAVFKNITAQDPGPEAQAVTLNIHPDFQTQQFQLPARLVVVQQQGQWVYAERDARGALVPISAATRKKLERVIRYLTERTQREIMLATGKAFKINFNLGEENFANPQSKEITIGLSDLLTRPLKAALGIGKHEWAHLVIDGVVPRWHRNAIDGFLFNAAGERRMNNFVRRMGEKLMAKSEFEEQMTAFEGTSQPKAYTDEYYHKMGRYLPHEQFCYALAYYAYHGNIPLWVTDPDVYEALEKACPLLKPAFEAFPQEINAQERQDCLDEFCRHLESAYPIFEQLLPKGMNYVQNLIQQMLNEGKTPQEIVEQLLEHLEEMLEQMAQQQQGQGQRQGEGQESEAEGDSETNPRVSEEAKEIAQQVLENRAEKMAEEFEPHSPALKRMNNEEVAKARAAQQEQDSDEAEEGDAAGDAAEGQAKPGAAKPGKPGRPGKPGKAGPAALDKQNKGARGEAEREKDRAAHADKQAEVAEADEAEAAEEAAPPPDIVMSPQDLEALKNAMQQVEAAATQDLGLFEKHRPKDTETSNALAELHRLIPPDNPSERDGPVARGPQMDVKAAAQDEMRAVPTGRVFQNNAEPGQYEAQIILVSDVSGSMAPALNQALAGSATLIFFCETLGIDYGEIVFANGAEWTKPLGAPTGSYQEKNKVLNKKQEAFHAMGGGTDIRKAIDKALEAMKGNNSGTKMIIVISDGDDGSDHHRSMEQIQADAKATGVQIMMLAMGAYVTEQSLDRNFKGMNRKIIKQDGSDIVSSIIALIKKAQEERLRNR from the coding sequence CGCCGGGGCCCTCGAGTTCAGACAAACCCTTCGCAGCGCCCTTCCCTTTTTAGCCACTACTCGCTTTGAAGCCATCTCCCCTTTGATAGGCGTGGGAGCAGCCATTGCGGGTAGCATCGCAACCTTAATCGCCACCCGGATGGGATTGGGAAGTCTAGGAGTGGCAGTCTGCAGCGGAGGAGTCAACGGGCTTTTCCAGGTGGTGGTACAAATGGGACATGAGTTCTACCTGGGACGTAGCCAGAGCCCCCGGGAAGTGATTGCAGAATTTGGAGAGGCCTTTGTGACCGGAGCCATGTGCGGAGTGGTGGCGGTGAAGATGGAGGGCTTAACGGGGAGAGTGGCACGCAGCGCCGTTTTGGGGGAAGTCTCAGAAACAGGAGTGAGAGAATTAAGAAGAGGCCTGATTCGGCTGCTGGGCAATCAGTTTCATTTCTGGAGCGATATTTTAACAGAATGTGGAATGGGTAGCATCGAGATTGTAAAGCATCTCTTGGGAGTCAATGAATCAAACAACCTCACTGCCCAGTGGTGGTGGCAAATAGGAAACAACGCCACCGGAGAATTGGCCGCAGATCCTCAGGGAGAATTTGGAAGACACTTTACCACCCGAATAGAAACCCGAGTCACCCAGCTTCAACTGCAAACCTTGCAAGAGGAGTTTGGGGAGGTTTTGCAGCATTTGTCGGAATTTAGTAGCCAGCAATTAGAAGAAAATCAGGCCCTCTCGAATGAAGACGCAGTGGCAATGGGAGATCCAGTGAGTCTCCTTTCAAGTGAATCCACTGGATCTCTCGCCATCGCTCGAGATGACAAAATAAACTGGCAGCTCGATCAAAACATTTTCCTCCCCTGGCTGCTTCAATTTCATCACAGTGGCGGAACCCTGGAGCAACTGCAACAGCACATTTCTGAAAACACAAGATTAGAAATTACCCAGGCGCTGGAACAGCTACAGATAGAACGGACAAGTCCCGAAGCCGCTGCAATTGGCACCCATCTGCTCATTCAGGCGATTGTGAATTCAAACACTGAGAAAAGGGTGAGTGTCTCTGCTATTGCAAATTATCTGGCATCCTCTGTCATCCCGGCGCAGGCCGGAATCTTCACGGGGATTTCACTGGATACAGGGGCAACAAATTCAATCCATGAAGATTCTGGCATTCGCCAGAACGACAAAACCAATGACAGAGGATACAGCCCCTTCCTCTTAAACCTCGTTTCCCGTTACGAACACGAGGAGCAGCACACTTATCTGAGCGAAGCAAAGAGACGCTTACGGATTATTGATCGAGCCCTGGCAAAAGTGCATGCGCCTGTAGAGCTTGCAACCCAACGATTGCGCTATCTGCTTGAGACCGAAAATATCTCGCGCAGAAATTTATCCCGTGCCGTGCAAAAGCGCGTGAGGAGAGAATTAGCCGAACATCCAACTCAAGAAGTTTCCTTTCCCAATACTCCCTCGCCCCTTGCGGGAGAGGAAAATGCGAGAGCATTTTCGGGAGAGGGGTCCACCTTAGCTCCACTTCATGAGGCAACTCCTCCCGCAGCCCCCTTGTACTCCCCCACTCCTTTGCCCAGTAGCACTCCAGCGAACTTCAGCCTTCCTTCCGAAAATGCAGAGAATGACAACGCGGCTCCCTGGGGACAAGGGGCACAGCAGGCACGAGCAACAGCAACAGGAGGCAGAACAAGAAGCGCCGACTGCAGGCGTACAAGGATTGCTGAAAACTTCAGCAGTTCAAAAAAAGAATCTCTACTCCCTGGTTCCGCAGCAGTGCTCCCCATTGCGGTCACGATGGGGCTGGCTACCTTGTTGGGAAGCCAAATGGCCCGATGCTGCCACACACAGGCAGTACAACACATGGGCCAGGGTTTTTGGTGGGCCTTAGGTGCCGCTTTTAGTGCAATTATAGGAATAGTAGCCGCTGCACCCAAGGCAAGTGAGCTTGCAAGTGAAACAGAGGATGACTCTGCCGTCTCCACCCCCATTGAAGTGCCTCTCTTGCAGGTAGGCATGGCCCTTTCAGAAAATTTGATCCGACAGATGAATGTCTTTCCCAATACCGTCAAAGAAGATTACGAAGAGGCAGGAAAAGGCGAACGGCTCGATCCCATCCATTTTGGTTTTAACCATATTGGCTGGTGGCTGGAAATGATTAAGCGAGACTCCATCGAACTGGGAACCCGTGCGGTCGTCTGGGGTGGCGAATTGCTTTTTGGCCGTTTTCAAAAGACCAAAGAAGAACGCCTTAAGGTGAAACGAGCCCTGGAAAGAATGGTGGAAAAAGAGGAGGTTCAAACCAAAGTTACTCTTCCCAGCCCCGCACTCTGGTGGAAACCGGTGCTGGATAGAATTCTTCTTGCCACAACAGATTTAGACGCCCTTGGGAAAGAGGCTGTTTTACTGGTTTTGCGCCAGGTTCATGATCCTGAAATTGTCACGGACTTTCTGGCTCAATTGAAAGAAAAGAATTTTGAGTTTGGTTTTGCAATAGAATCGGATCTGACAGATCCCGAGGTGAGTGTTGCCGAAGCTCCGGCCCCCGATTCACTGGCTGCTATAGCCGAAAGCCTGAAGGCAGATGCCCTGGCCCAAAAATATAAAGATGTGAATAACACCATCGAACCCCTCTTCTTGAGATTTGCCGCTCAAGAAGATTTGAAGGAAGCCATCGCCGGAATTCATCATTTGAAAAAAATTGTGGAGGCCCTCCCCTTGGATGGCAACCTGCCCTCGGAATTGTCCGGGATAGAAGCCGTGGGTCGTTTGCGTCGGCTTCCTCCAGAATCACACGTTTTAAAAGCGGGGCAACGTTATCAACTCGCTCAAAATTTCAAAATTGAACTCGACTATAGCATGGGGCAGATGATCAGTTTGGAAATTCCGGAGGGCCAAGACCAGATAAAAGTGTTCTACCCCGTTTATGATGAAAACAGCGGAAGCCTAACCCGTGTAGAAAAAGTTTTAGAGCCTTCTCCTACTCCTATTTCTTTTACTGCCTCCGTGGATTTTACCCTTGTCAACAATATCAAAAATAAAAAGGGTCCTTTTGTTTTGGTCCGCAATTCCAGCAATCCCAACCTTTACACCCTGACTAATCTGGAGTGTTACTGCGGGCCTGTTTCTGTAATCCCCCGACAAGTAATCTCTTTTGGCCGAGAAGGAGACAATCATATCCTTACACCCCAGGACGACCGAGTCAGTCGCAAGCATTTTAGGCTGACGCTGCGGCCTGACGGTACCTTGGACATTGTAGACAGGGATTCCAGTAATGGAACTTATTTTAAAAACAAGGGGGCACCTGACTCTGACTATAGCAGGTTGCCAGCAAATCGCTCTCAAGTTATCCCGCCTGGAGCCACCCTGTCTTTTGGCCGACAGTATTTGGAAGATAGACGAAAAAACTACAGCGCTGCAGCAGAAATTGTCGCTTCGGAAGAAGAGGGGCAAGAAAATATATGGATTTTAAGAAATGTAGAAAAAATGGAGGCGCCCAAAGAAGAAGCCAATCCCTTTATTATTAGCCCCGCTCAACGTTTCGAACTTACACCCGAAAAAGTTTTTAGCATTGGACGTCATTTTGCCTGTGATATTTCCATTGCAGATGCCATGGTCAGTGGCGAGCATTTAACGCTCCAAATTGATAAAGACGGACTCCTTAACATTGAGGACGACCATTCTAGCAATGGCACTCAGCTTTACCTTGCTCACAATGGAACTACCGAACAAATACGAAGAAAAACAAAAATAAAAATCCCCTATTTTAAACCTGTTTTTAACCCCACTCACAAGCGGGCAAATTGTATTCGAATTGGACACAGCACCATTCAGGATATTCGTTTAGACATTCATGCTGCTGCAGAGCTCGTACAAGATGCTGCCGATCTACAGAGCTGGTATATTCAAAATAAAGCAATCGCTAAAAGTTCCGGCACGACCAGTGACAGTGTCAGCTCCAAGCTCATCGGAATACCCAGCGGCGCCAAAGAGCTGGTTGCGAACAAGCCTTACTTTATGAATATTGAGTCTGCAGCTCTAAGTATGAATGAGAGCAACAATGAGGCAGAAATCAGTTTTAAAATGGATGCCCAGGGGAATTTGGAAATCACACGTTTAAAAAATCCCATCAATGGTGGTAGAAATGTAATGGTTATGAATGGCAGGATACTTGGTGGTGATTCTTTCAATGTCATTCAAATCACACGCTCTGCCAATTTGGCAGGAACTCAACCTCCCGTAGACTTCACAGGCACCCAAACTCTGGCCAAGGGGGATGGTTTAATCATTAACGGAAACAATTATCTCACTAATCAAATCACGCACACAGGGCCAGATTATCAAATGGCCTTCCTAAAAGATCCTAACCGAGCCAATTGCTGGATGATTCGCAGCGTAAAGAAAGACCCAGCCCTGAGCAATCCACAGGCCTTTAAGGCCCCCAAAAATTATTACAAGGAACTCCCCCGCCGCCCGCTGCATAGCATTCCCAAAGAATATCGCGGGCTGATTCCTCAAATGCCCAAGGTCGTGCTCTTTGCGCGTTTTTTGGGAATGCTGGATGAAATTGCCTCGCTCATTAATTTGAACAAAGCGGTCGCTATCCGTTTATTTGGCCCGCCAGGAACCGCCAAAACCACGCTCCCTGAAATCATCGCCTCTGCTATGGGTGTGCCCTTGCTTCGCGTGCCCTTCTCAAAACGAACGGATTCCGATGAACTCGTGGGTGTTTGGGGTATGAAGAAAGTGGGAGCTGTTTTGGCCCCCGTCTTCATTCCCGGGCCTTTGACCGTCGCCATGGAACATGGCTTTCATGCAGTGTTGGATGAACCCGATACGGCAAAACCGGGGACCCTGGCGGCCTTGAATAATATCATCCAGCACTCCGATTATTTTTGGACTTATGACGAAAAAGGAGAGCTGGTAAGAAAACCTGTTCATCCGGCCTTCCGCGTCTATGCCACCGAAAACGGTACCGGTCAGTTGGGACGCCATGACCATGGCCCCGATTTTCTCAGGCGTTTTGTATCGATGTATGTAGGCCCCTGGACCTTCGAGGAAACCCTGGAAGTGGTTGAAAAACTGTTTGCATGCCACAACAAAGGGAAGAGAAGATGGAGCCAGGATCTCTCTCAACGCCTGGTTGTTTTTCACGAGCACATGATCAAAGCTGCCCAAGGGGCGCCGCCTATCACTCCCCTGGGAAGTGGGGTGGAACAAAAAGTGGAATTTACCCCGCGCTCCATTTTGCGCCTGTCTCAACGTCTGGCGGCGAGCCCGCAAATCACCCCTGCGGTTTTAAACAGGGCCTTGCGCGCAGAATATATCCTGCCCCTGGCCGACAAGGCCGATAGAGACCGTGTTTGGGAGGTAATCAAAACCACCTTTAAAGATTATGCCACGGCCATGCACTGGCATGCAGAGGCGATAGGCCCTCAAAACATTCCTCAACCCACTCTCGAAGAAATTTACAAAAATTATCTTCCTGGCAGGGCCCTCGCTGCAAAGAGTTTTGTGTGGACTCGCCAAGCGCTCAATGTCGTGGATGAAATTTTATGGAATCACTCCCTGGGTGTCGACGTAATGTTGTTGGGCGAAGCTGGTGAAGGAAAAAGCACAATCCCTGAACAACTGGCCAAACTTTTGGGCTATGAATTTATCGACCACACCCTCAGCGCCAATAGCGATGAAACCGAACTGGTGGGAGGCTTGAGAAAAAATCCCCTCACAGGCGAATACAATTTTTCGCCAGGAAAAGTACACCGAGCGGTCACGAGACCCTCTGTGCTGCTCTTGGATGAATTTTTGCTGGCTGATCCTCCCAAAGTGGAAGGCATCTTCAACCCTTTGCTGGATAGCGATAAGGCCCTCTACTTAAAAAATCCTTATGCCCGTATTGAGAGAGACAAAAAATCACTCATCGTCATGAGTTCCAATCCCCCCTTTGGAAAATATGCCGGCCGCAATCAGCAATCGGGCGCGGCCATGAGTCGTGTGGCGGTGATGTATCTGATGGACGATTTTGGAATGAGCACCGGAGACCGGGCTGAAATTGTGAAGCACATGATGAACCAACCCGCTCCTCTGGCAGGTGCAGGCATTGCTTATCAAGAAAGAGTGTCAACTACTGCAGCGCCTGCTGTGGATGAGGAGGCAACAACCAACCCCGTGGGGCCTGCCGTGTTTAAAAATATCACGGCACAAGATCCAGGCCCAGAAGCTCAAGCGGTAACGCTGAATATCCATCCCGATTTTCAAACTCAGCAGTTTCAACTGCCTGCAAGGTTGGTAGTGGTTCAACAACAAGGGCAATGGGTTTATGCCGAAAGAGATGCCCGCGGGGCCTTGGTCCCCATTTCTGCTGCCACAAGAAAAAAGCTGGAGAGAGTTATTCGCTATCTCACAGAGAGAACTCAGCGGGAAATTATGTTGGCCACCGGCAAAGCTTTTAAAATTAATTTCAACTTGGGCGAGGAAAATTTTGCCAACCCTCAATCGAAAGAAATCACCATAGGCTTGAGCGATCTCCTCACCCGGCCCCTGAAAGCCGCGCTGGGCATTGGCAAGCACGAGTGGGCCCATCTAGTGATTGATGGAGTGGTGCCACGTTGGCATCGCAATGCCATCGATGGCTTTTTATTCAATGCGGCGGGAGAAAGACGCATGAATAATTTTGTGCGACGCATGGGTGAAAAGCTCATGGCAAAAAGCGAATTTGAAGAACAGATGACCGCCTTTGAAGGCACTTCGCAACCGAAAGCCTATACGGATGAATATTACCATAAAATGGGCCGCTATCTTCCCCACGAGCAATTCTGCTACGCCCTGGCCTATTATGCCTACCATGGGAATATCCCTTTGTGGGTTACGGACCCGGATGTGTATGAGGCCCTGGAAAAAGCCTGCCCTCTGCTAAAGCCGGCGTTTGAGGCCTTTCCTCAAGAAATTAATGCCCAGGAACGCCAGGATTGCCTGGACGAATTCTGCCGCCATTTAGAATCTGCTTATCCTATTTTTGAACAATTATTACCCAAAGGAATGAACTACGTTCAAAACCTGATTCAACAAATGTTGAACGAAGGAAAAACCCCTCAAGAAATTGTAGAACAGCTCTTAGAGCATTTAGAAGAGATGTTGGAACAAATGGCCCAGCAACAACAGGGGCAAGGCCAGCGACAAGGAGAAGGACAAGAATCCGAGGCCGAGGGAGACTCAGAAACAAATCCTCGTGTATCCGAGGAAGCAAAAGAAATTGCCCAGCAAGTGCTAGAAAATCGTGCCGAAAAAATGGCCGAAGAGTTTGAACCGCATTCTCCTGCCCTTAAAAGAATGAATAATGAAGAGGTGGCAAAGGCACGAGCCGCACAGCAAGAGCAAGACAGCGATGAGGCCGAAGAGGGAGACGCTGCGGGGGATGCAGCCGAAGGCCAAGCAAAACCCGGGGCAGCAAAACCGGGAAAGCCCGGAAGGCCTGGAAAGCCCGGAAAAGCAGGACCAGCAGCCCTGGATAAACAAAATAAAGGGGCAAGAGGCGAAGCAGAAAGAGAAAAAGACAGAGCCGCTCATGCGGATAAACAGGCAGAGGTAGCAGAGGCAGACGAAGCGGAAGCCGCAGAGGAAGCAGCCCCTCCTCCCGATATTGTCATGAGCCCTCAGGATTTAGAGGCCCTAAAGAATGCAATGCAGCAAGTTGAAGCCGCTGCAACACAAGACCTGGGACTTTTTGAGAAGCATCGCCCTAAAGATACAGAAACAAGTAATGCCTTGGCAGAATTGCATCGCCTCATTCCTCCGGACAATCCCAGTGAGCGAGATGGCCCGGTCGCTCGAGGCCCTCAAATGGATGTAAAGGCCGCGGCGCAAGACGAAATGAGAGCAGTGCCCACAGGCCGTGTCTTTCAGAACAATGCGGAGCCCGGACAATACGAGGCCCAAATCATCCTGGTTTCCGACGTTTCGGGTTCGATGGCCCCTGCCCTCAATCAGGCCCTGGCGGGGTCTGCCACGCTCATTTTCTTTTGCGAAACTCTGGGTATCGACTATGGAGAAATTGTGTTTGCAAATGGCGCAGAATGGACAAAACCCCTGGGGGCACCCACTGGGTCTTATCAAGAAAAAAACAAGGTACTGAATAAAAAGCAAGAAGCCTTCCATGCTATGGGAGGCGGTACCGACATTAGAAAGGCCATCGACAAGGCCTTGGAGGCCATGAAAGGCAACAACTCTGGCACCAAGATGATCATCGTCATTTCAGATGGAGACGATGGGTCTGACCATCATCGAAGCATGGAGCAAATTCAGGCCGACGCCAAAGCGACCGGTGTACAGATCATGATGCTTGCCATGGGGGCTTATGTCACCGAGCAAAGTTTGGATAGAAACTTCAAGGGCATGAATCGCAAAATCATTAAACAAGATGGTTCGGATATTGTATCGAGCATCATCGCCCTGATTAAAAAGGCTCAGGAAGAAAGATTAAGAAATCGATAA